Below is a window of Streptomyces sp. NBC_00223 DNA.
GCCCGCGACCAGCACGATGTCGCCGGGGCGGGCCAGGGCGACGGCGGCGGCCACCGCGGCGGCCCGGTCGGGTTCGACGATGATGTGGCCGCGCTGTTCGGCGGGCACCTCGACGGCTCCGTCCAGCATCGCGGCGAGGATGGCCAGCGGGTCCTCCGAGCGGGGGTTGTCCGAGGTGAGCACGGCGGTGTCGGCCAGCCGGGCGACGGCCGCGCCCATGGGCGCGCGCTTGGTGCGGTCGCGGTCGCCGCCGCAGCCCAGCACGGCGTGGATACGGCCCTCGGTGGTCGTGCGCAGCGCCCGCAGCACGGACTCCACGGCGTCGGTCTTGTGCGCGTAGTCGACGACCGCGAGATACGGCTGCCCGGCGTCGACGCGCTCCAGCCGTCCGGGCACCCCGGGCACCGCGGCGATACCGTCGGCGGCGGTCTGCGGGTCGAGCCCGGCGGCGGCCAGCGCGGCGATGGCGGCGAGGGTGTTGGCGACGTTGAAGGGGCCCGGCAGGGGCGCGACGGCCTGCACCCGTTCGCCCTTGGGGCCGATCGCGGTGAAGCGGCTCTCCAGCAGTCCCGCGGTGACGTCCTCGGCCCGCCAGTCCGCGTCGAGCCGTCCCTCGGCGGAGTAGGTCACCAGCGGTACGCCGGCCTCGGCGACCAGCCTGCGGCCGTACTCGTCGTCGAGGTTGACCACGCCGAGGCGGCTGCGGCGCGGGGTGAACAGCTGCGCCTTGGCCTGGAAGTAGTCCTCCATGCCGGAGTGGAACTCCATGTGCTCCGGGCTGAGGTTGCTGAAGACGGCCACGTCGAAGACGGCGCCGTCGACCCGGCCGAGTACCAGGGCGTGGCTGGAGACCTCCATGACCACCGAGTCGACACCGCGTTCGCGCATCACCGCGAACAGCGCCTGGAGGTCGGTGGCCTCCGGGGTGGTGCGCTCGCTCTTGATCCGCTCGTCGCCGATCCGGGTCTCCACGGTGCCGATCAGCCCGGTGGAGCCGGTGGCGTGGGCGGCCCGCAGCCCCCCTTCGACCAGGTACGACGTCGTGGTCTTGCCGGAGGTGCCGGTGATGCCGATGCGCAGCATTCCCCGGCCCGGCTCGTCGTAGACGGCGGCGGCGAGCCCGCCCATCACCGCCCGGGGGTCGGCCACGGTCAGGACGGGCAGGCCGGTGGCGGCGGCGCGGTCGGCGCCCGCGGGGTCGGTCAGTACGGCGACCGCGCCGGACCCGGCGGCCTGCGCGGCGAAGTCGGCGCCGTGGAAGCGCGCGCCGGGCAGCGCCGCGTAGAGGTCGCCGGGCCGGACCGCGCGGGAGTCATGGGTGATGCCGGTGACACGGGTGTCGCCGTCGGGCGGCCGCGTACCGAGGAGGCCGGCGAGGGCCGCGAGCGGTTGGGGGCGGACACGGGCCGGGCGCGGCGCGCCCGGCTGTTTGAGGGTGGGCTGATCAGCGTTGGGCACGGCGGTGAGGTTACCGGGCGGCCCGGGGTCCGGGCCAAAACGGGCGGGGGGCCGCGGGCGCGGGTCGCGGACCCGGCCGGGCGCGGACCGGCCCTGGTCGGGGGCGTGTCGGGGCGGGGGCGCGCCCCGGCCGGAGGCGTCGCTGGTCATGATCACCTGGCCTTCGTGGTGGCCGGCTGGACGGGTTCCGCGGGGTCGAAGTCGACCGGCAGATGGGGGGCGGGCCTGCCCGACGGGGGCACCCGCAGGGTCTTGAGGGCGAACTGCATGACCTGCTTGAAGACCGGTCCGCAGATCGAGCCGCCGAAGTAGGAGCCCTTCGTCGGGTTCTGGATGACGCAGGAGACGGTGATCCGCGGGTTGTCGGCGGGGGCGAAGCCCAGGAAGGAGGAGGTGTAGCCGCGGTAGCCGCCGCCGAGCGGGTCCACCCGGTTGGCCGTACCGGTCTTGCCCGCGACCCGGTAGCCGTCGATACGGGCGTTCATGCCGGTGCCCTGCTCGTCGCCGACCACGGACTCCAGCATCTGCGAGAGCTCCTTGGCGGTCTTCTCGGTGACCACCCGGGTCTTCTTCGGCGGGTCGGCGGGCACGAAGCGGCCGTCGGGTCCCGTGGTGCCGCGGATCAGGCTGGGCTCGACCCGGACCCCGCCGTTGGCGATCGTGGAGTAGACCGAGGTGGCCTGGAGGGCGTTGACGGACAGACCCTGGCCGAAGGGGATGGTGAACTGCTGGGAGGCGTTCCACTTCTGCGGCTCGGCCAGGATGCCGGGGGTCTCGCCGGGGAAGCCGATGCCGGTGGGCTGCCCGATGCCGAACTTCCGCAGGTACGAGTAGAGGACCTGGTTGGCCTGCGGCTGGGTCGCGCCGAGGTGCTGGCTGGCCAGGATCGTGCCGATGTTGCTGGACTTGGCGAGCACGCCGTTGAGTGTGAGGTACCAGGTGCCGTGGTCGACGTCGTCGTGGAAGACCCGGTCGGCGCGCGGCAGGGTGCCGGGCACGGTGACCCGGGTGCCGGGGGTGGCGGTGCCGGTGTCCAGTATGGCCGCCATGGACATCACCTTGCTGACGCTGCCGGGCTCGTAGACGTCCTGCATCGCCGGGTTGCCGAGGGCGGAGGGGTCGGCGTGCGCGAGGTCGTTGGGGTCGTAGCCGGGGGCGTCGGCCATGGCCAGCACCTCGCCGGTCCGTGAGTTCTGGACGATCACATAGCCGCGGTCGGCCTTGGACTGCTGGACCTGGGCGCTGATCGCGCTCTGGGCGGCCCACTGGATGTCCCGGTCGAGGGTCAGCTCCACATCGGTGCCCGGGACGGCCGGGTGCTCCTGGACGCCCGCGGTGGGCACCTGGCGGCCGTCGGACTGCGCGTAGCGGATCTGGCCGTTGCGGCCCGCGAGTTCCTTGTCGAGCATGGACTCCAGGCCGCCGCCGCCCCGGCCCTCGCTGTTGACGAAGCCGATCACGCCGGCCGCCAGGTCGCCGGCGGGGTAGACCCGCTTGCTGTGCGGCACGGAGAAGACCCCGGCCAGCACATTCGCGCCCTGGCGCCTCGACGCCTTGGTGGCGAACGCGGACTTGAGGTCCTTGATCTGGTTCCACGCCTGGGGGGACTGCTGGGTGGCGATGATCTGGTAGCGCGAGTTGGGGGTGGCCAGCTGCTTGGCGATCTTGGTGGCGTCGCCGCCGACGATGGGCGCGAGCAGTTCGGCGGCCTGCTGGGGGGCGTCGTCGACCTTGGTCTGCGCGAGGGTGAAGAGATACGGGTCGGCGGTGATGTCGTAGGCGTCCACGGTGGTGGCCAGGTCCACGCCCGAGCGGTCGGTGATCGTGCCGCGGTCGGCGGTCACCTCGTGGGTCACCCACCGGTTCACCGCCGCCTTGGACGCGTAGGCCGAGG
It encodes the following:
- a CDS encoding UDP-N-acetylmuramoyl-L-alanyl-D-glutamate--2,6-diaminopimelate ligase; translated protein: MTSDASGRGAPPPRHAPDQGRSAPGRVRDPRPRPPARFGPDPGPPGNLTAVPNADQPTLKQPGAPRPARVRPQPLAALAGLLGTRPPDGDTRVTGITHDSRAVRPGDLYAALPGARFHGADFAAQAAGSGAVAVLTDPAGADRAAATGLPVLTVADPRAVMGGLAAAVYDEPGRGMLRIGITGTSGKTTTSYLVEGGLRAAHATGSTGLIGTVETRIGDERIKSERTTPEATDLQALFAVMRERGVDSVVMEVSSHALVLGRVDGAVFDVAVFSNLSPEHMEFHSGMEDYFQAKAQLFTPRRSRLGVVNLDDEYGRRLVAEAGVPLVTYSAEGRLDADWRAEDVTAGLLESRFTAIGPKGERVQAVAPLPGPFNVANTLAAIAALAAAGLDPQTAADGIAAVPGVPGRLERVDAGQPYLAVVDYAHKTDAVESVLRALRTTTEGRIHAVLGCGGDRDRTKRAPMGAAVARLADTAVLTSDNPRSEDPLAILAAMLDGAVEVPAEQRGHIIVEPDRAAAVAAAVALARPGDIVLVAGKGHEQGQDIAGEVRPFDDREVLRAAIEKDRKQP
- a CDS encoding peptidoglycan D,D-transpeptidase FtsI family protein, with the translated sequence MTAPRDPGPDRPRRPGGPRGAAPRPDLRARPRTAPRVGPPRRDARPYRHPTPRGPKIVRLGRPRPRLRLVGVALTLVMAAFVIRLLQVQAVDASAYASKAAVNRWVTHEVTADRGTITDRSGVDLATTVDAYDITADPYLFTLAQTKVDDAPQQAAELLAPIVGGDATKIAKQLATPNSRYQIIATQQSPQAWNQIKDLKSAFATKASRRQGANVLAGVFSVPHSKRVYPAGDLAAGVIGFVNSEGRGGGGLESMLDKELAGRNGQIRYAQSDGRQVPTAGVQEHPAVPGTDVELTLDRDIQWAAQSAISAQVQQSKADRGYVIVQNSRTGEVLAMADAPGYDPNDLAHADPSALGNPAMQDVYEPGSVSKVMSMAAILDTGTATPGTRVTVPGTLPRADRVFHDDVDHGTWYLTLNGVLAKSSNIGTILASQHLGATQPQANQVLYSYLRKFGIGQPTGIGFPGETPGILAEPQKWNASQQFTIPFGQGLSVNALQATSVYSTIANGGVRVEPSLIRGTTGPDGRFVPADPPKKTRVVTEKTAKELSQMLESVVGDEQGTGMNARIDGYRVAGKTGTANRVDPLGGGYRGYTSSFLGFAPADNPRITVSCVIQNPTKGSYFGGSICGPVFKQVMQFALKTLRVPPSGRPAPHLPVDFDPAEPVQPATTKAR